The Cataglyphis hispanica isolate Lineage 1 chromosome 5, ULB_Chis1_1.0, whole genome shotgun sequence genome has a segment encoding these proteins:
- the LOC126849980 gene encoding kin of IRRE-like protein 2 isoform X5, whose amino-acid sequence MTRTTRRFLLLLLQMLIGVCHGIQHFEETPQYTEVNPGQDAKLICRVLGMRGQCIWQKDQKPIGIHLKKYEWAGGPDKGDCSLWVRSATLEFDDGLWQCQVTASDFTTQDALASKPARLVVRVSPQRPQIEYTDRLILPGSNVTARAGEIATLTCRARYGNPSPLIKWYVGDIELRTLRPQVNSTEIDNPRTWATYSVCEILAERSRYGQPIRCVAIHPAYANPTMSSSTEVRFDVRYAPETRLVGVPTGQLEEGRDQLEIRCLADANPPASILWRKTKSPGVTEVASIGETLMFSPIYRNHAAVYLCEASNTEGESSPVSVQVSVNYPPMISAVGPDRLTTALLYSGASFECHADAMPPAEYKWAQIFTDGRMPLECGTGQRLILTNVTYEQQGQYICLASNKINGNIREVKSDPVSLQVVGAPRVVKPAITEKFVVVTTEGSPARLEIRLCSDPKPRLVAWEWGSTRLHAGEVLEPRYRALDLEPLASEDCYIAILELTSTVKEDQRLYHVIVENDRGSDRRALMLKVDEPGQIPLVIGAVAGFTVLSVLIMGFVCFLRSDRCCVARNTVPALQQVHCTKASNAMIEDPRLAVDTMERTSQQFVPEKRANHVLKPVPSQQYQQECYQHDQHQQQHYQRHHHHGQPHGQYTLQNSYSPWILPCHRPTRH is encoded by the exons TTTGTCATGGGATCCAGCATTTTGAAGAAACGCCCCAGTACACCGAGGTCAATCCTGGCCAAGATGCGAAGCTGATATGTCGAGTCCTCGGAATGAGAGGGCAGTGCATTTGGCAGAAAGATCAAAAG ccAATAGGTATACACCTGAAAAAATACGAATGGGCGGGTGGGCCAGATAAAGGTGACTGCTCATTGTGGGTGAGATCAGCCACCTTAGAGTTCGATGACGGACTCTGGCAATGTCAAGTAACCGCAAGTGATTTCACGACGCAGGACGCGTTAGCATCTAAACCAGCGAGGCTGGTCGTCAGag TCAGCCCTCAGCGACCGCAGATAGAGTACACCGACCGTCTAATTCTCCCCGGCAGCAACGTGACAGCCCGAGCAGGTGAGATCGCTACGCTCACATGCAGAGCGCGGTATGGGAATCCTTCGCCTCTAATTAAATG GTACGTGGGCGACATCGAGCTGAGGACGTTGCGGCCTCAGGTAAACTCGACCGAGATAGATAATCCGCGCACTTGGGCGACCTACAGTGTTTGCGAGATTCTGGCCGAGCGATCACGTTACGGCCAGCCGATCAGATGCGTTGCCATCCATCCGGCATATGCCAATCCTACCATGTCGTCCAGCACCGAAGTGAGATTCGACGTGCGAT ACGCGCCGGAGACGAGATTAGTCGGCGTCCCAACCGGCCAGCTCGAGGAAGGCCGCGATCAACTGGAAATCCGATGTCTCGCCGACGCTAATCCGCCGGCTTCGATACTTTGGAGGAAAACGAAAAGTCCTGGTGTGACCGAAGTAGCCAGTATTGGGGAGACCCTGATGTTCTCCCCGATTTACAGAAATCACGCCGCCGTTTACCTCTGCGAGGCGTCGAACACCGAAGGGGAGAGCAGCCCAGTCTCGGTTCAAGTGTCTGTAAACT ATCCGCCGATGATCAGCGCAGTCGGGCCAGATCGACTGACAACTGCATTGTTGTACTCTGGTGCGTCATTCGAATGTCACGCAGATGCGATGCCGCCGGCTGAGTACaa ATGGGCGCAGATATTCACGGACGGCCGCATGCCGTTGGAATGCGGAACGGGGCAACGATTGATCCTGACGAACGTGACGTACGAGCAACAGGGTCAATATATATGTCTCGCCTCCAACAAGATCAATGGCAACATCAGGGAAGTTAAAAGCGACCCTGTGTCTCTGCAAGTGGTCGGCGCTCCAAGG GTGGTGAAGCCAGCCATCACAGAGAAGTTCGTCGTCGTAACGACCGAGGGTAGCCCGGCCAGATTAGAGATCAGACTGTGCTCGGACCCGAAGCCGCGACTCGTGGCCTGGGAATGGGGCAGCACCAGACTACACGCCG GTGAAGTTCTGGAACCGCGTTATCGCGCGCTCGATCTGGAGCCGCTAGCTTCCGAGGATTGTTATATAGCGATCTTAGAGTTGACAAGTACGGTAAAAGAGGATCAAAGGCTGTATCATGTTATCGTGGAGAACGATCGTGGCAGTGACAGACGAGCGCTCATGCTGAAAGTCGATGAGCCCGGTCAG ATCCCGCTCGTTATCGGCGCGGTAGCTGGGTTCACAGTGCTCTCGGTGCTGATAATGGGATTCGTTTGTTTCCTACGTTCGGATAGATGCTGCGTAGCCAGAAACACAGTACCGGCATTGCAGCAAGTGCATTG TACAAAGGCTTCCAACGCTATGATAGAGGATCCACGTTTGGCAGTAGATACGATGGAACGTACGAGTCAGCAATTCGTTCCAGAGAAGCGAGCCAATCACGTTCTCAAACCCGTCCCATCGCAGCAATACCAGCAGGAGTGCTATCAGCACGACCAACATCAACAGCAACATTATCAGAGGCATCATCATCATGGACAGCCTCACGGACAATACACATTGCAG AATTCGTATTCTCCCTGGATTTTGCCGTGTCACCGACCAACACGTCACTAG